A stretch of Colletotrichum lupini chromosome 2, complete sequence DNA encodes these proteins:
- a CDS encoding glucan 1,3-beta-glucosidase, producing MGFSTVFTAAVLALRLFSADVLAAPAPAPVPQAATPDAAAGFWVASIERRGVSAFGDANYKIFRNVKDFGAKGDGSTDDTVAIQAAMDEGNRCGFGCDSQTTTPALVYFPAGTYVVSKPIVMKYYTHMVGDATQLPTIKAAASFTGMAVIDANPYDDQGNNAHTNQNNFWKLVRNFNIDLTGMPFTSGAGIHWQVAQATSLQNIVFNMRTDGGDANVQQGIFIDNGSGGFMTDLTFNGGKYGAFMGSQQFTTRNMTFNNCKTAVYMNWNWLWTFQDLKINNCGVGIDMSNGGASAQTVGSVLLLDSVISNTPVGVLTAYNPSSSSTNGSLILDNVDMTSNVPAAVQIVDTKATVLAGNQKIGSFVQGKTYTGTAGQGKAVQAAQDAIVKPAGLLASDGKVVTRSKPQYANVPASSFLSAKANGCKGDGKSDDTAAIQALFNKAGPNDIVYFDHGAYIISDTIEVPKDIKITGEVWPLLMANGAAFKDQANPKVMLRIGKAGDVGTFEMSDIIVQTQGPQAGAILMEYNIAGSTPGAAGLWDVHFRIGGSAGTQLQSDKCAKNPNVTTTANPECIGAYLLTHMTAQSSGYFENTWWWVADHELDLPDRKAQINIYNGRGVLCEATKGTWFWGTASEHSVLYNYQFNNASNVYMAHIQTETAYFQGNPDAKTPFTVNNAILDPNFETFCTGQSDKCARTWGVRAINSKDILIYGAGLYSFFNNYDQVCVGENNCQDHMVSLENSDVKFFGLSTKAAINMVTVNGKGAALDTDNRNNFCATVAMFQAPL from the exons ATGGGTTTCTCTACGGTCTTTACGGCCGCCGTCCTGGCCCTGCGCCTGTTCTCGGCGGACGTCCTCGCAGCTCCCGCGCCTGCTCCGGTTCCCCAGGCCGCTACTCCTGACGCTGCTGCCGGCTTCTGGGTCGCCTCGATTGAGCGCCGCGGTGTCTCCGCCTTTGGTGACGCCAACTATAAGATCTTCCGCAACGTTAAGGACTTTGGCGCGAAGGGTGATGGCTCTACCGACGACACTGTCGCCATTCAGGCTG CTATGGACGAGGGAAACCGCTGCGGCTTTGGCTGTGACTCCCAGACTACCACTCCCGCTCTCGTCTACTTCCCCGCTGGCACCTACGTTGTCTCCAAGCCTATTGTCATGAAGTACTACACTCACATGGTTGGAGATGCCACTCAGCTTCCCACCATCAAGGCCGCTGCTAGCTTCACCGGTATGGCCGTCATCGATGCCAACCCGTACGACGACCAGGGTAACAACGCCCATACCAACCAGAACA ACTTCTGGAAGCTTGTCCGCAACTTCAACATTGACCTGACCGGCATGCCCTTCACCTCCGGTGCTGGCATTCACTGGCAGGTTGCCCAGGCTACCAGTCTCCAGAACATCGTCTTCAACATGCGCACCGATGGTGGCGACGCCAACGTCCAGCAGGGTATCTTCATCGATAACGGCTCTGGAGGTTTCATGACCGACCTGACCTTCAACGGAGGCAAGTACGGTGCCTTCATGGGCTCCCAGCAGTTCACTACCCGTAACATGACCTTCAACAACTGCAAGACGGCCGTCTACATGAACTGGAACTGGCTGTGGACCTTCCAGGACCTCAAGATCAACAACTGCGGCGTCGGTATCGACATGTCCAACGGTGGTGCCAGTGCTCAGACAGTCGGCTCCGTTCTCCTGCTCGACAGCGTCATTAGCAACACTCCTGTCGGCGTCTTGACTGCCTACAACCCTTCGTCTTCGTCCACCAACGGTAGCTTGATCCTTGACAACGTCGACATGACTTCCAACGTCCCCGCCGCCGTCCAGATCGTCGACACCAAGGCCACCGTGCTCGCTGGTAACCAAAAGATTGGATCTTTCGTCCAGGGCAAGACCTACACTGGCACTGCCGGTCAGGGTAAGGCTGTTCAGGCTGCCCAGGACGCTATTGTCAAGCCCGCTGGTCTTCTCGCTTCCGATGGCAAGGTTGTTACCCGCAGCAAGCCTCAGTACGCCAATGTCCCTGCCAGCTCTTTCCTCAGCGCCAAGGCCAACGGCTGCAAGGGTGACGGTAAGAGTGATGATACCGCTGCCATCCAGGCCCTGTTCAACAAGGCCGGCCCCAACGACATTGTCTATTTTGACCACGGTGCCTACATCATCTCCGACACGATCGAGGTTCCCAAGGACATCAAGATCACTGGCGAGGTCTGGCCTCTTCTCATGGCCAACGGTGCCGCTTTCAAGGACCAGGCCAATCCCAAGGTCATGCTTCGCATCGGTAAGGCCGGCGACGTTGGTACCTTTGAGATGAGCGATATCATCGTCCAGACCCAGGGCCCCCAGGCTGGTGCCATCCTCATGGAGTACAACATTGCTGGCTCTACCCCTGGCGCCGCTGGCCTCTGGGATGTTCACTTCCGCATTGGAGGCAGCGCCGGAACCCAGCTTCAGTCCGACAAGTGCGCCAAGAACCCCAACGTCACCACGACCGCCAACCCTGAGTGCATCGGTGCCTACCTTCTCACCCACATGACGGCCCAGTCTTCTGGCTACTTTGAGAACACCTGGTGGTGGGTTGCCGACCACGAGCTCGATCTTCCCGACCGCAAGGCCCAGATCAACATCTACAACGGCCGTGGTGTTCTCTGCGAGGCTACCAAGGGCACCTGGTTCTGGGGTACCGCCTCCGAGCACAGCGTTCTCTACAACTACCAGTTCAACAACGCCTCCAACGTCTACATGGCTCATATCCAGACCGAGACGGCCTACTTCCAGGGTAACCCCGACGCCAAGACGCCCTTCACGGTCAACAACGCCATTCTCGACCCCAACTTTGAGACCTTCTGCACCGGCCAGAGTGACAAGTGCGCTCGTACCTGGGGTGTCCGCGCCATCAACTCCAAGGACATTCTCATCTACGGTGCCGGCCTGTACAGCTTCTTCAACAATTACGACCAGGTTTGCGTTGGTGAGAACAACTGCCAGGACCACATGGTCTCTCTCGAGAACTCGGATGTCAAGTTCTTTGGTCTCAGCACCAAGGCGGCCATCAACATGGTTACGGTCAACGGCAAGGGCGCTGCGCTCGACACTGACAACCGCAACAACTTCTGCGCCACTGTGGCCATGTTCCAGGCTCCCCTCTAG
- a CDS encoding inositol phospholipid synthesis protein Scs3p has translation MDTPPAVNLRSKTRRALDDLNGATTSPPSTPLKTTRNSPYLPTPIETIVLAAFPVILFFGTVFSLLSPDVRSSEYDPAAQAHVQDSAPSYFARKSNLFNVIFVKRGWFWITAAFFGFILTHPATAQATARVQGTLRWALVTTWWFFVTQWFFGPALIDRGFRWTGGKCEIIEEKVEMGEGDAKEVFTAVACKASGGRWRGGHDISGHVFLLVLGTGFLLSEVGWVVMRWRGSRREERSVVMTDGATKTATVEAQGLKGEPVPGDALGLGGKFAAAIIALSSWMLLMTAIYFHTWFEKVTGLVTALAALYGVYVLPRFIPAIRQVVGLPDRSMSPIKAPVNLPELVKAAFNKARSNGDLTYYATQVTVLNANSTPFQLRFSPALANKPVAQKPKKTDEPRKPFDPFESPEKGPLFIAEIPSSSGHNLVLNKFAIVPEHFILATKEFKQQTDLLERDDLAATYSCIEAYRQYGEQHQGYNSELYAFFNSGSHSGASQPHRHIQLLPVARMMDGLPDGARWDVLAKQLGPQHVSGLPFLTFAETIHRDMSPDELHGIYLSLFKSAVDAVESHIGAENDSGNGGARISYNLAMTSDRLAVLPRLAEGAAIFKDGTAVGNLALNGTVLAGTALVKNEAEWDALRSGGDGDGVQLLEVLSKIGVPKDSGGSHTKKL, from the exons ATGGACACGCCACCAGCAGTAAACCTGCGGTCCAAGACCAGGCGGGCACTTGACGACCTCAACGGTGCAACCACGTCGCCGCCCTCAACACCCCTCAAGACAACGAGAAACAGCCCCTACCTGCCCACACCAATCGAGACGATCGTTCTGGCTGCTTTCCCCGTCATCCTCTTCTTCGGCACCGTCTTCTCGCTTCTCTCCCCCGACGTTCGCTCGTCGGAATACGACCCCGCAGCTCAGGCCCATGTACAAGATTCCGCGCCGTCGTACTTTGCGCGCAAGTCGAACCTGTTCAACGTCATATTCGTTAAGCGAGGCTGGTTCTGGATCACGGCCGCCTTCTTCGGCTTCATCCTTACGCACCCCGCGACTGCGCAAGCAACCGCGCGCGTACAGGGCACTCTACGATGGGCGCTGGTCACGACCTGGTGGTTCTTCGTCACGCAATGGTTCTTTGGTCCGGCTCTCATTGACCGAGGCTTCCGCTGGACGGGCGGAAAGTGCGAGATTATTGAAGAGAAGGTCGAGATGGGTGAAGGAGATGCCAAGGAAGTCTTCACAGCGGTCGCATGTAAGGCATCTGGCGGACGCTGGCGCGGCGGTCATGACATCTCTGGACACGTCTTCCTCCTGGTTCTTGGTACCGGCTTCTTATTGTCCGAGGTCGGGTGGGTGGTTATGCGCTGGAGAGGCTCAAGAAGAGAAGAACGCAGCGTTGTCATGACGGATGGTGCTACAAAGACCGCAACAGTCGAGGCGCAAGGTTTGAAGGGAGAGCCCGTCCCAGGTGATGCTTTGGGCTTAGGAGGCAAGTTTGCCGCTGCCATTATCGCTCTGAGCTCCTGGATGCTCCTCATGACTGCCATCTACTTCCACACATGGTTTGAAAAG GTCACCGGTCTCGTGACCGCTCTTGCTGCGTTGTATGGCGTCTACGTTCTCCCTCGATTCATTCCTGCTATCCGCCAAGTCGTTGGTCTGCCTG ATAGATCAATGTCTCCAATAAAGGCCCCGGTTAACCTGCCGGAGCTTGTCAAAGCAGCATTCAATAAGGCTCGCTCCAATGGCGACCTGACCTATTATGCAACTCAGGTCACAGTGCTCAACGCCAACTCAACCCCA TTCCAACTCCGCTTCTCCCCCGCCTTGGCGAACAAGCCGGTCGCCCAGAAGCCCAAGAAGACCGATGAGCCACGCAAGCCTTTTGATCCTTTTGAAAGTCCCGAGAAGGGCCCGCTGTTCATCGCCGAAATTCCATCGTCGTCGGGCCACAACTTGGTGCTGAACAAGTTTGCCATTGTTCCTGAGCACTTCATTCTAGCCACCAAGGAGTTTAAGCAACAGACCGATCTCCTGGAGCGCGACGATTTGGCAGCAACGTACTCTTGTATAGAGGCTTACAGACAGTACGGCGAACAACATCAGGGGTATAACAGCGAGCTATATGCCTTCTTCAACAGCGGCTCGCACTCGGGTGCAAGTCAGCCTCACCGGCACATCCAGCTGCTTCCAGTGGCGCGGATGATGGACGGTTTACCCGACGGCGCGCGATGGGACGTGCTAGCAAAACAGCTTGGCCCGCAGCACGTCTCCGGGCTGCCGTTCTTAACCTTTGCGGAGACGATCCATCGAGACATGTCCCCGGATGAGCTTCACGGCATCTATCTATCACTTTTCAAGTCGGCGGTTGATGCAGTGGAATCTCACATCGGCGCTGAGAACGACTCTGGGAATGGCGGCGCGCGCATCAGCTATAACCTTGCCATGACGAGCGACCGGTTGGCGGTACTGCCACGACTTGCCGAGGGCGCGGCCATCTTCAAAGACGGTACGGCCGTAGGAAATCTCGCTCTCAACGGCACCGTCTTGGCGGGAACGGCTTTGGTCAAAAACGAGGCCGAATGGGATGCGCTAAGGTCAGGAGGTGACGGTGACGGCGTCCAATTACTCGAAGTTTTATCGAAAATCGGCGTTCCAAAGGATAGCGGCGGAAGCCACACAAAAAAGCTGTGA
- a CDS encoding cytochrome P450, producing the protein MAHSSRCSQQRLGRTQLCLFSPTKSNREMPHTIPCCLQSVHKSGNAVLPVVGKFGFKRSSSKSESTPEVVFIMTWFAALSVSGALDDLVVKAVYLGLFYLIVKYTYRMFLSPIAGFPGPRIAGITKLYEAYHVLLKNDWLENLVSLHEKYGPVVRIGPNELHFVDNKFNLDHHRRPDLFKCNNYYGLLNKLLGGLASPTKHAQRAAVMRPIFSGQTLAEYSKTLDKHIESLHSRLADAASDKGVINLTHYLWAYTNDVMISYLTEENYGFQKVYDLQATHDATRAFSAIDLATVLRCMPPVKTMFDYVPALRSFSPLGWLDNLISSHVRPMVKSWDDENSHQSVLARIFNEIGNETQTVHESSQAIFIGNESLLSNLTFVLHHLIQNPECIKKIRSELDTLDIGTYGHRIWRDPKTAQLRYLDAVCRESSRLSSPSWHRQPRQSDTPVEYQGVIIPPMTSMSFTLHLLERDATLFPDPNTFKPERWLGFNQESKTTKGHSVSFGTGTRTCLGQHIAHRVLRKTVAFLIYNFNISLWDKKMDRADGFRYLNTYPKKGHEGYMKVQMTPRFGSIA; encoded by the exons ATGGCGCATAGTTCTCGGTGCAGCCAACAGAGGTTGGGCAGAACCCAGCTTTGCCTATTTAGCCCGACGAAATCAAATCGGGAAATGCCTCATACTATACCTTGCTGTCTGCAGAGTGTACACAAGAGTGGAAACG CTGTATTGCCGGTCGTTGGGAAGTTCGGTTTCAAGCGATCAAGCTCAAAGTCAGAATCAACTCCAGAGGTTGTCTTCATCATGACGTGGTTCGCTGCACTCTCGGTGTCCGGCGCCCTAGACGATCTTGTCGTCAAGGCGGTTTATCTAGGGCTCTTCTACCTTATCGTCAAGTACACATACCGGATGTTTTTGTCTCCTATCGCTGGTTTTCCCGGGCCGAGAATTGCTGGTATCACCAAACTTTACGAAGCTTATCATGTTCTGCTGAAGAACGACTGGCTGGAGAATCTTGTCTCGCTCCACGAGAAATATG GACCGGTTGTTAGAATCGGGCCTAACGAGCTTCACTTTGTCGACAACAAGTTCAACCTCGACCACCACCGGCGGCCCGACCTCTTCAAGTGCAACAATTACTATGGTCTTCTCAACAAACTCCTTGGCGGATTGGCCAGCCCTACGAAGCATGCGCAGAGGGCAGCAGTCATGCGGCCAATATTCTCTGGCCAGACTTTGGCCGAATACTCCAAGACGTTGGATAAGCACATCGAGTCACTTCACTCCCGCCTTGCTGATGCTGCTTCGGATAAGGGAGTTATTAACTTGACGCATTACCTTTGGGCTTACACCAACGATGTCATGATCTCGTATCTCACCGAGGAAAACTATGGATTTCAGAAGGTCTACGATTTGCAAGCCACTCATGATGCGACACGAGCCTTCAGCGCCATCGACCTCGCCACCGTACTGAGGTGTATGCCACCGGTCAAGACTATGTTTGATTACGTTCCAGCTCTTCGATCATTTTCACCTTTGGGGTGGCTTGATAAC TTGATTAGTTCTCACGTCAGACCTATGGTTAAGTCTTGGGACGACGAGAATAGTCATCAAAGTGTGTTGGCTCGAATCTTCAACGAGATAGGGAACGAGACACAGACTGTGCACGAGTCATCacaagctatttttattggAAACGAGTCTCTTCTCAGCAACTTGACCTTTGTCCTTCATCATCTTATCCAAAACCCGGAATGCATCAAGAAAATTCGATCCGAACTGGATACTTTGGATATTGGCACATATGGGCACCGAATTTGGAGGGATCCAAAGACCGCTCAACTCAGGTATCTG GATGCTGTATGCAGAGAGTCGTCCCGCTTGAGCTCACCCAGTTGGCATCGACAACCCCGACAGAGTGACACTCCGGTGGAATACCAAGGAGTCATAATACCCCCAATG ACGAGTATGAGCTTTACCTTACATTTGCTCGAGCGCGATGCCACCCTCTTCCCAGACCCGAATACTTTCAAGCCTGAAAGATGGCTCGGTTTCAACCAAGAGTCGAAGACAACCAAGGGACATTCCGTTTCATTTGGTACTGGTACGAGAACATGCTTAGGGCAACA TATTGCTCATAGAGTTCTACGCAAAACAGTCGCTTTTCTCATTTACAACTTCAACATTTCATTGTGGGACAAGAAGATGGATAGGGCAGATGGATTTCGGTATTTAAACACATACCCCAAGAAAGGTCACGAAGGCTACATGAAGGTCCAGATGACTCCGCGTTTTGGATCGATTGCATAG
- a CDS encoding NmrA family protein, which translates to MSELQQILVIGGTGAQGRPVVKALAETRRYSVRVLTRNVDNARAKELAALPNVTLIQGKQDSQQDLHRAFKGVYGAWVNTDGFTLGQKSELFYGIRAYEIARHEGVQHYVWAGTDYALKKSGWNEKYHWGHNDSKGRVTDFILAQGQDGMKSSVLTTGPYMDMLLDGMFPPTEQPDGSFLWVNPAKDGKIPLIALEDVGIYSLWLFDNLNESAGLNLEVTTDEVSFADIARIFTEVTGKKGIHKSVPFEEYAPLAEPYPGAYVNFSVGPEVARDESDMTWRQNFGAWWRFWGEGIVNKRDLELLDRIHPGRIRSLAEWMRKTGQLITVHSGRYGGTMILFRMEYLFNLTQIFFRIQLVPSPFWKPKGVFMALSLNSLTFDEIPGLIPPEHSAALYYLQPKDFNLNLSWAKKLVDVFDYSIQELKEGIEPKVMRLRHDTVGDDDPEPDASFWDDFFERVLGNLGHEAEKFGMTSLDVINQKAGYWRKANLHHLHDLLPEWVEMLKTKKLRWTNVFGELFGIGR; encoded by the exons ATGTCCGAATTGCAACAAATCCTCGTCATCGGCGGCACTGGTGCCCAGGGAAGACCAGTCGTCAAGG CTCTCGCCGAAACCAGGCGATACAGCGTCAGGGTCCTCACCCGTAATGTCGACAACGCCCGCGCAAAGGAGCTTGCCGCTCTGCCCAATGTCACCCTTATCCAGGGTAAACAAGACAGCCAGCAGGATCTCCACCGGGCGTTCAAGGGTGTCTACGGCGCATGGGTGAACACGGACGGCTTCACTCTGGGCCAGAAGAGTGAGCTGTTCTATGGTATCCGCGCGTATGAGATTGCCAGGCACGAAGGGGTTCAGCATTACGTCTGGGCTGGCACCGATTATGCGCTAAAGAAGTCGGGAT GGAACGAGAAGTACCATTGGGGTCACAACGATTCTAAAGGAAGAGTCACGGATTTCATCTTGGCCCAAGGCCAGGACGGCATGAAGAGCTCCGTTCTCACGACAGGTCCCTACATGGACATGCTCTTGGATGGAATGTTTCCGCCGACAGAGCAACCGGATGGTTCTTTTCTCTGGGTTAACCCTGCCA AGGATGGCAAAATCCCGCTTATCGCTCTCGAAGACGTCGGCATCTACAGTCTCTGGCTCTTTGACAACCTCAATGAGTCCGCGGGTCTGAACCTGGAAGTGACGACCGACGAAGTCAGCTTCGCTGACATTGCGAGAATCTTCACTGAGGTGACAGGAAAGAAGGGTATCCACAAGAGCGTGCCGTTTGAGGAGTATGCGCCGCTCGCGGAGCCGTACCCGGGTGCCTATGTAAACTTTTCCGTCGGCCCGGAGGTTGCTCGGGACGAGTCGGATATGACCTGGAGACAGAATTTTGGGGCGTGGTGGCGGTTCTGGGGAGAGGGCATCGTCAATAAGAGGGACTTGGAGTTGTTGGATCGAATTCATCCTGGTCGGATTCGGAGCCTGGCTGAGTGGATGCGAAAGACTGG ACAGCTTATCACAGTCCATTCCGGGCGCTACGGCGGTACAATGATTTTGTTCCGAATGGAGTATCTTTTCAATCTTACCCAGATCTTT TTCAGAATCCAGCTTGTCCCATCTCCATTTTGGAAACCCAAGGGAGTATTTATGGCTTTGTCATTGAATA GCCTCACGTTTGACGAAATCCCGGGCCTCATCCCACCTGAACACTCTGCGGCTCTCTACTATCTTCAACCCAAAGACTTCAATCTCAATCTCTCATGGG CCAAAAAGTTGGTCGACGTGTTTGATTACTCCATCCAAGAGCTCAAAGAAGGCATCGAACCCAAAGTCATGAGACTGAGACATGACACCGTTGGAGACGATGATCCCGAGCCAGATGCCTCCTTTTGGGACGATTTCTTCGAGCGAGTGCTTGGTAATCTTGGCCATGAGGCCGAGAAGTTTGGCATGACCTCTTTAGACGTCAT AAACCAGAAGGCGGGGTACTGGCGCAAGGCGAATCTTCATCACTTGCATGATTTGCTGCCTGAGTGGGTTGAGATGTTGAAGACTAAAAAGTTGAGGTGGACAAATGTCTTTGGCGAACTGTTTGGAATTGGGCGATGA